The DNA window TGCGATGCGGCAGGATCATGATCGCTCCTGGCTGGGAGCGCTGCTGCGTGTATCGGCACTGGGTTATCGCCGCCGCGCGGGTAGGTCGGCAAGGCGTATGGTTTCGGACGGCCCGGCGCTATGTCGATCGGTGCTTGCCGTGACCGATGCGCTGCGCGTGGTAGATCCCGGTATAGCCTGAAAATAGATAGGCGGTGATGCAACCGAGTGCGGCGAGCGGTGCGATATCGGCACCGAACAGTTCGATCGCCATGAGCGTGGACGCGATCGGGGTGTTGGATGCACCGGCGAATACCGCCACCAAGCCGATCCCGGCTAGCATCGGAAAGGGCAAGTGCAGCATCGGTGCAAGCGCGTTACCAAGCGTGGCACCGATGTAGAACAGCGGCGTAACCTCGCCACCCTTGAAACCGGCCCCCAGTGAGACTGTCGTAAAGCACAGCTTGCCCAGAAAATCCCATGGCGCCGTCGGCGCGTGGAAGGCGCGGACGATCTCCGGAATCCCCAAACCGATATAGCGCTGCGTGCCGAGCACCCACACCGCCAGCGCGATGACGCATCCCCCGAGCAACGGACGCAATGGAGCGTAGCCGATGGCGCTTTTGCTCAAGCTGCCAAGGCGATGCGTGACGGTGGCAAACAGCATGCCGACCAGACCAAACAGCATGCCGGCCGCCAGCACGGCCAGCACGCTGCTGATCCCGACCGGAACGATGGGGCCGATTGCATACTGGGTGTGGTGAATGCCCCAGGCCAAACAGACCTGATCGGCCACGATGGCGGCCACCGCGCAGGGCAGCAGCGCGTCGTAGCGCAATCGACCGATGGCCAATACCTCCAGCCCGAAGATCGCGCCGGCTAACGGAGTGCCGAACACTGAGGCAAAGCCGGCACTGATGCCTGCCATCAGCAGAATGCGCCGGTCTTCGTTGCACAAGCGCAGCAGACGCGTGAGTTGGTCGGCAAGCGCGGCGCCCATCTGCACGGCGGTGCCCTCGCGGCCGACCGAGGCGCCGAACATATGAGAGATCACCGTGCCCCCCAGCACCAGCGGCGCCATGCGCAGCGGGACCAGGTTCTTGGGGTCGTGGATTTCTTCGATGATCAAGTTGTTGCCGGCGTCCACCTGTTTGCCCAGCAGGTGATACACCAGGCCGACTGCAAAGCCGGCTAGCGGCAGCAGCCAGATCGCGCGCGGATGCGCCAGGCGCCAGCTGGTGGCCCAATCCAGAGCCCACAAGAGAAATGCAGAAGCAGTGCCGGCCAATACGGCGGCAAGGCTGGCAGTCACCAGCCACTTGGCAAGATGGGCGAAAAGGTCGAGATGTTCGGAGCGGCAAAATCGTGACATGGCAGCCTGTCGCTTAGTGACATGATGGCTGGCACGGCAGGGAGATGTGAGCAGTACAAGCCTACAATTCCTGGGCTGGGCCAGAGTTTTTGTAGGCGTCATCAGTAGCGATCGCTACGGTTGATGGAACAACGCGGAGGAACGCCATCTCCGAGCTTCTAGATTAATCCCGCTCCGCCCCCCTGTCCAGACCGTCGGCCCATCCCGCCCGATACATCAAGCCTGCAAAAAGGCCGGCGAGCCTTTGCTCTCTGACCTTCATAGGTTTTGCCCTGGCTGCCGGCAGGGCTGGCAACCATGTGGCATTTACAGCGCTTCGATAATGCCCGCCGCGCCCATGCCGGTGCCGATGCACATGGTGACCATGCCGTACTTATGCTGACGACGACGCAGGCCGTGCACCAGCGTTGCAGCACGGATCGCGCCGGTCGCACCCAGCGGGTGACCGAGTGCGATTGCGCCGCCGAGTGGGTTGACCTTGGACGGATCCAATTCGCTGTCGCGGATCACTGCCAATGCCTGCGCGGCGAATGCTTCGTTGAGCTCGATCCAGTCGAGCTGGTCTTTGCTCAGGCCGGCCTGCTTGAGCGCTTTGGGAATCGCCGCGACCGGGCCGATGCCCATCACTGCCGGGCGCACGCCTGCTACCGAGAAGCTGACCAAACGCGCAAGCGGGGTCAGGCCGTAGTCCTTGATCGCCTGCTCGGAGGCCAATAGCACTGCACCGGCGCCATCGCTCATCTGCGAGGAATTGCCGGCGGTGACGCTGCCGCCGAACTGTCCGTTGCGGAACACTGGGCGCAGCTTGGCCAAGCCTTCGATCGAGCTATCCGGCCGCGGCCCCTCGTCGGTATCGACTAGACGCTTGCGCAACGCAATCACATTGCCGGCCAAATCGGGCTGGTGCGACAGAATCTCGTACGGGGTGATCTCCTCGCGGAACTCGCCGGCAGCAATGGCGGCAATCGCTTTCTCATGCGAGGCGAGGGCGAACGCGTCTTGATCCTCGCGCGAGACCTTCCATTCCTCGGCGACCTTCTCGGCGGTGATGCCCATGCCGTATGCAATGGCGACATGGTCTTCGGCAAACACGCTAGGCGAGATGGCGACCTTGTTGCCCATCATCGGCACCATCGACATCGACTCGGTACCGCCGGCCAGCATCAGGTCGGCGTTGCCAAGACGGATCTGGTCGGCGGCCATCGCCACGGCCTGGATGCCGGACGAACAGAAACGGTTGATGGTCTGACCGGTTACGGTATTCGGCAGGCCAGCCAACAGCACGCCGATGCGCGCCACGTTCATGCCTTGCTCGGCCTCTGGCATCGCGCAACCGATAATGGCGTCGTCGATCCGCGATAGATCGATGCCCGGCGCCTGCGCAACCACTGCACGCAGCACGTGCGCCAGCATGTCATCGGGACGGGTATTGCGGAACACGCCCTTCGGCGCCTTGCCGACCGGGGTGCGGGTGGCGGCGACGATGTAGGCTTCTTGAATCTGCTTGCTCATGGCTATCTCCGATAGCCGGGAGTGGGGATTCGGGAGTGGGAATTGGCAGAGCCAGTCCCGGTGTCCGAATGTTCCCGCCCGGCGGGATGGAATGTTTGGAGGCAGAGGAAACGCCGTTGCGCGTGCCCAATCCCCGATCGCGAATGCCGGCGCTGACTATCCGGCGAAACAAATCGTTGGAGAGACGGGAAATCGTTGTTGCCAATCCCCAATCCCCAATCACACATCTCAGTTCCTCAACGGCTTGCCCGTCTTGAGCATGTGCCCAATCCGTGCCTGGGTCTTTTCCTGCTGGGCCAGTTCGACGAAGTGCTTGCGCTCCAGCTTGAGCAACCATTCTTCGTCGACCAGCGCGCCGCGATCGACTTCGCCGCCGCACACCACGGTGGCAATGCGGGTGGCGATTTCATAGTCGTATTCGCTGATGAAGCGGCCTTCCAGCATGTTGACCAGCAGCATCTTGAAGGTGGCAATACCGACGTCGCCGGCGACCTGGATGCGGCGTGCCGGCAGCGGTGCGCGGTAGCCGCCTTCGGCCAACGCGCGCGCTTCGGCCTTAGCGATGTGCAGCGCTTCGAAGCTGTTGAACACGATCTTGTCCGTGGCGCGCAGCAGGCCCAGTTCCTGAGCGTTGACCGCCGAGTTGGACACCTTGGCCATCGCAATGGTTTCGAAGGTCTTCTTCAGTTCCGCGAACACATCGCCATCTGGACCTGCGGTCTGCGAGGCACGCACCGCGATTTCCTTCAGGCCGCCACCGGCAGGCAGCAGGCCGACCCCGGTTTCCACCAAGCCGATATAGCTTTCCAGCGATGCCACGGTCTTGGCACTGTGCATCTGGAACTCGCAGCCGCCACCCAGTGCCAGGCCGCGCACTGCCGAAATCACCGGCACCTGCGCGTACTTGATTCGCTGACTGGTAGCCTGGAAATTGGCGACCATGGCATCGAATGCATCGACCTTGCCGGCCTGCAGCAGACCCAACGCGCCGGCCAGATCGGCGCCGGCGGAGAAGGGCTCTTTCTGCTGCCAGATCACCACGCCGGCGAAGTCTTTCTCGGCGCGTCCGACGACTTCCTGCAAGCCGTTGAGCACGTGATCGGAGACGGTGTTCATCTTGGTCTTGAAGTTGACCACCGCGATGTCGTCGCCGTCATGCCACATGCGCACGCCATCGTTTTCGAATACGGTCTCGCCCGGTGAGAACTGTTCGCCCAACAGCGGATCGGGGAAGCGCTGACGCTTGTACACCGGCAGCGCCGAGCGCGGCAGCTGGGCATCACGCGCGGGGCTGTAGGAGCCTTCGGCGGCGTGCACGCCATCACGGCCGTCGAACACCCAGTTAGGCAACGGCGTGCTGCTCATGCTCTTGCCGCTGGAAATATCCTCGGCAATCCACTGCGCAACCTGCTTCCAGCCTGCGGCCTGCCAGGTTTCGAACGGGCCCAGCGACCAGCCGTAGCCCCAGCGAATCGCCAGGTCCACATCGCGCGCAGTTTCTGCGATATCGGCCAGATGGAAGGCGCTATAGTGGAACAGGTCGCGAAATGTGGCCCATAGGAACTGTGCCTGCGGATACTGGCTTTCGCGCAGTTTGGCGAACTTTTCTGCCGGGTTCTTGATCTTGAGGATTTCGACCACGTCCGGTGCAGCGCTGCGATCGGCGGTTCTGTAATCCTGCTTTTCCAGATCCAGCACCAAGATGTCCTTGCCGTCCTTGCGGAAGATGCCGGCGCCGACCTTCTGGCCTAGCGCGCCTTTGGCGATCAGCGCGTCCAGCCACTTCGGGGATTTGAAATACTGGTGCCACGGATCGTTGGGCAGGGTGTCGCCCATGGTCTTGATCACATGCGCCATGGTGTCCAGACCGACCACGTCCGAAGTACGGTAGGTTGCCGACTTCGGGCGCCCGACCAGCGGGCCGGTCAGCGCATCGACTTCATCGAAGCCCAAACCGAACTCGGCGGTGTGATGGATGGTGGACAGGATCGAGAATACGCCGATACGGTTGCCGATGAAGTTCGGCGTGTCCTTCGCATAGACGACGCCCTTGCCGAGCGTGGTGACCAGGAAGCTCTCCAGGCCCCCCAGCACCGCCTTGTCGGTGCCCTTGGCCGGGATCAGCTCGGCCAGGTGCATATAGCGCGGCGGATTGAAGAAATGCACGCCGCAGAAACGATGGCGCAATTGCTCGGGTAGCACGTCGGAGAGCTTGTTGATGCCCAGGCCCGAGGTGTTTGATGCCAGCACGGCATGATCGGCCACGAACGGAGCGATCTTCTTGTACAGGTCCTGCTTCCAGTCCATGCGCTCGGCGATCGCTTCGATGATCAGATCGCAGTCGCGCAGTTGTTCCAGACCGCCCTGGTAATTGGCCGGCGTGATCGCCTGGGCCAACGCCTTGCTGGCGAGCGGGGCAGGGCGGAGCTTGCCGAGGTTGGCGATGGCATTGAGCACGACACCGTCGGTAGGACCTTCCTTGGCAGGCAAGTCGAAAAGCACGGTGTCGACACCGGCATTGGTGAGGTGCGCGGCGATCTGCGCACCCATGACGCCGGCACCGAGCACGGCGGCACGACGGACTAGCAACGGATTGGACATAGCGATGAGCCTTTGGTGTGAGCGACTTACAGTGTGGAACGGGTACGGAAACCGGGTTCTGCAAAACGAATCAGTTCGCGCGCGGCATGCGCACTGTGGTCGGCCTCGCTGACGCCCACAGGGCGCTTTTTGAGGCCGAAATCGGCCATGGCATAGGTCAGCGCGCCGGCCAGAAAGTCCAGGCGCCAGTAAAGCTCTTCCTTGCTCAGACCCGGCACGCAGGCGGCGATAGCCTTGCCGAATTCGCGCAGCACGTGTCCGTAGTGGTCGGACAGAAACTTGCGCAGGTTGTCGTTCTTTTCGGCGTAGGCACGTGCGATCACCCGCACAAAGGCACCGCCGCTCTGTCGGTCTTGCGCCATCGCTAGGGCCGGCTCGACGAATGCGGCGAGCACGGCAGTGAGCTCACCCGGCTGCGACTTCTTTGCCACCTCCAGCTGCTGCAGACGTGCGGCGGTCATTTCGTCCATGCGGCGGCGGAACACTTCGTTGACCAGATTTTCCTTGGAGCCGAAGTGATAGTTGACCGCAGCGATGTTGACATCGGCCTGGGTGGTTAATTGACGCAGCGAAGTCCCAGCGAACCCGTGCTGGGCGAACAGCTCCTCGGCCGCGCCGAGGATGCGGTCCTTGGTGGAGAAGTGAGCGGGCTTGGGCATGCGCGGAGATGGAGCTCAATCAAACGATTGTTTGAGCTTATGGGCTCGGCGTCGCGCGGGTCATGCGGCAACGCAGCACGATTCAAGAGGGCGGTATGCAAATGAAACGGCGAAGAGATAGACTTGAGCATCGAAAAGAAGCCTAAGCCCGCGTTTTGTCGTGGGTTTTTTTCATGATAACCTCGGGCCTTCAGTGGCCCGCCCAACGGAGATTTTCCCATGGCGCTGGAGCGCACCTTATCCATCATCAAGCCTGACGCCGTCGCCAAGAACGTCATCGGCGAAATTTACAGTCGCTTCGAGAAGGCTGGCATGAAGGTTGTGGCGGCCAAATACAAGCAGCTGTCGCGTCGCGAAGCTGAAGGTTTCTATGCGGTGCACCGCGAGCGTCCGTTCTTCAACGCGTTGGTCGAGTTCATGATCTCCGGCCCGGTGATGATCCAGGCGCTTGAAGGCGAGAATGCCGTTGCCGCACATCGTGACCTGCTCGGTGCGACCAATCCCAAGGACGCTGCGCCGGGCACCATCCGCGCCGACTTCGCCGACTCCATCGATGCCAATGCCGCCCACGGCTCGGACTCGGTCGAAAACGCTGCCAACGAAGTCGCGTATTTCTTTGCCGCTACTGAAGTGGTCTCGCGCTGAGGCCGAGAGAGTCGAATCGTGAATGAGGTCGTGATCCCCTCCGTGCTGCAGAACGTTCCTGTCCGTATCCCGGAACTACGCAAGCAGAACCTGCTCGACCTCGACCGCGAGGGACTGGAGCGCTTCTTCGCCGACACGCTCGGCGAAGCACGTTACCGTGCCCATCAGGTGATGAAGTGGATTCACCATCGCTACGTCACCGACTTCGACCAGATGACCGATCTCGGCAAGGCGCTGCGTGCGAAGTTGCACCGGCACGCCGAGGTCCTCGTCCCGACTGTCGTGTTCGACAAGCCTTCCACCGATGGCACCCACAAGTGGCTGCTGGCCATGGGCACCGACGGCAAGAACGCGATCGAGACGGTCTACATCCCCGACAAGGGGCGCGGTACGTTGTGCGTGTCCTCCCAGGTCGGCTGCGGCTTGAACTGCACCTTTTGTTCGACCGCTACCCAGGGCTTCAACCGTAACCTCACCACCGCCGAGATCGTCGGGCAGGTGTGGGTGGCGGCGCGCCATCTGGGCAACGTGCCGCACCAGCAGCGCCGTCTCACCAACGTGGTGATGATGGGCATGGGCGAGCCGTTGATGAATTTCGACAACGTCGTGCGCTCGATGAACGTAATGCGCGACGATCTGGGATACGGGTTGGCCAGCAAGCGGGTCACGCTGTCGACCTCGGGTCTGGTGCCGATGATTGACAGGTTGTCGAGCGAAAGCGATGTCTCGCTGGCGGTCTCGCTGCATGCTGCCAACGACACGCTACGCCAGAGCCTGGTGCCGTTAAACAAGAAATATCCGATTGCGGAGTTGATGGAATCGTGCGCGCGCTATTTGCGCAGCAGCAAGAAGCGCGATTCGGTCACCTTTGAATACACCTTGATGAAAGGAATCAACGACCAGCCGGAGCATGCGCGCCAGCTGGCCAGATTGATGCGGCAGTTTGACAATGCGGTGCAGTCCAAGGACGCTGGCAAGGTGAATCTGATCCCATTCAATCCGTTCCCGGGTACGCGCTACGAGCGCTCGGGCGAGGCGCAGATTCGCGCATTCCAGAAGATCCTGCTCGACGCGCAGGTGCTGACGATGGTTCGCCGCACCCGTGGCGACGACATCGATGCAGCGTGCGGGCAGCTTAAAGGGCAGGTCATGGACCGTACCCGTCGCCAGGCGGAGTTCCGCCGCATATTGGAAGGGCAGGCCGATCGAGATGCGGCAGCGTGATATCGCGTTAATGGTGGCCATGGCAATTGCGCTGGGCGCGGTCGGTTGCGGTGGCCGCAATGCCAAGGCCGGGTTGGCCAAGACCGTGGAAGAAGTCGCTCCGGTGTATTCGTTCCGCGACAACAAGGCGACCAAGAGCCGCCTGGCTGTGCAGGAAAAGCTTGGGTTGGCCGGCAATCGACTGCAGACCGGCGATTATGCCGGTGCCGAAGAGCAGGTCCGTGCAGCATTGAAGAAGGACGCGCAGTCGGTGGATGCCATCGGTATGCTGGCGTTGATCCAAGGAGCCAAGGGCGATGTGACTGGTTCTGGCGCCTCCTACCGCCGGGCTGCCGAACTCGCGCCGCAGCGCGGCGATGTATTGAACAACTACGGTGCATGGCTGTGTGCGAATGGGTCGCCTGCCGAATCGTTGATCTGGTTCGATCGCGCGTTGACCGACAGAACCTACGCATCTCCTGCTTCTGCACTAGGCAACGCGGGCGGTTGCGCACTTGAGGCTGGTCAGCCCGAGCGTGCAGTCAGCGATCTGCGCAAAGCGCTCGATCTGGATCCGAATAACCCGTACGCGCTTGAGTCGATGGCACGGTTGGAAGCAGGGCGTCGCAATTATTTCGAAGCCCGCGCTTTTATCGAAAGACGTTTGGCGGCTGCACCGGCAACAGCTTCCGTGTTACAACTCGCCATTCAGATTGAGCGAGGGCTAGGCGACAAGGTAGCCGCCGGCCGTTACCAACAGCGGTTGGTCAAGGAATTCCCTGACGCAGCGACCGCTACTCCCGGGGCCAATGCATTGTGATCAGTGATTCCAATTCGAACCTTTTCGAGCAGGAAAAGGGCTGCGGACAGCATTTGCGCGAAGCGCGCCAAGCAGCAGGTCTGAGCGTGGACGATGTCGCCGGCAAGCTGCGTATGCCGGCGCATGTGGTGCGCTCATTGGAGCAGGAAGAATGGCAGCGCCTCGGTGCGCCGGTCTTCGTGCGAGGTCAGTTAAGCAGTTATGCGCGCTTGCTGCAGGTCGACCTGGAGTCGCTGCTGCAGCAGGCAAACATCGCACCGATCGAACCGGTCAAGCTGGTCAGCCACACTCACACCCCGCGTGCGCGTCGCATTCTCGAAAGCACCACGCGCAAGGCGATGTACGTCGTCATAACCGGCGTGTTCGCGGTGCCGGTCTGGTACGCGACCCGCTCGCATCTGGATGGCAAAGCGGCGCCGACTATGGTGTCGCTGGACAGCATGCCGGAGTCCGCAAGGGCTGGCAGGCCGGGCAATGCTGCAGCTCAACCGGCCAGCGCGCCGCGCGAGCAGCCGGCGCCATATATCGCGTCGATGACGCCAGTGCCGCGCGCCACTGCTGAGGCCGAGGCTACTGCGGTTAGTACTACAAGTGGCGGCAGTTTGTCGTTGAGTTTCAGCGGCGACAGTTGGGTGCAGATTCTGGCACCGGATGGCAGCGCAGTCGAAAAAGCACTCGTGCGTGCCGGGGAACGTCGCAGCTATTCGCCGGGTCAGGTAGGCCGCGTCGTGCTGGGCAATGCGTCGGCGGTACAGGTTCAGCAAGGCGGCAGTATCGTCGATGTGAAACCGTTCCAGCGCGCTAACGTGGCGCGTTTTGCGGTATCCTCCGACGGCTCCGTAGTACCTGCTTCTGAGTGAAGCGGACTGCGGTTTTTCATTTTTCCCTATAGATGTTCCGCGCCTCCTGGATGACGGAGCGAGAGTAAGCATGGCGATCGACGATCTGCTGGACGAACACGAACAAGGCGAACGCGTTCGTTCCTGGTTGAGAAAAAATGGCGCGGGCCTGGTAGGCGGCGTCGTGATTGGCCTGGCCCTGATTCTAGGCTGGCAGTGGTGGCAGAAGCTCACCAACACCGAATTGGTCGAAGCCAACGCCCGTTACGAGGCGGTGGTGAAATCCATCCAGGGCAAGGACCTGGACAAGGCAGCCGAGGACATCGTGGTGCTCGATAACGGCAAGGGCGGTATTTACGCCGAGCTGGCCGCGCTGCGTTTGGCCAAGGCCCAGTTGGACGCCGGCAAGAATGCCGAAGCAATCAAGACCCTGCGTGAGGTACATGCAGAAGGGGAGCTCAAGCAGATCGTGCGGCAGCGCCTTGCGCGCGTGCTGACCGAGAGCGGCAAGCCGGATGAGGCGATCAAGCTGCTGGCCGATGCGCAGGACCACACCAGCCTGGAGATCCGGGCCGATGCGCTGGTCGTGCAGGGCAAGCCGGATGAAGCGCGTGCGCTTTACACCAAGGCCCTGACCACGGTGGATGTGGCTTCGCCGCAGCGCCGTTTGCTGGAAACCAAGTTGATGGATGTGGGCGGCAAAGTGCCCGATCCGGCGGAGCAGATTTGATGAAGCGGGTTGACATGTATAAGCGCGTTGCATTGATTGCCCTGATGGGCATGTCGTTGGCTGGCTGCAGCACTGTCAAGGGCTGGTTTGCTGGTAAAGATGCTGCTGCCAAGAAGGCGCAGGAACCTGCCGAACTGGTCGAGTTCGAGCCGTCCGTCAAAGTGGACAAAATCTGGTCCACCGGCATCGGTAAGGGCGAAGGACACATCGGTGTGCGTCAGCGTCCGGCGGTGGCTGACGGCAAGGTATACGCCTCGGCGATTACTGGTGGCGTGCAGGCGCTGGACCTGCAGACCGGCAAGCGCGTGTGGGAATACAAACCCAAGAAGGAAGAGCGCAACGATCACAAGTTCAAGCAGCGCTTGTCCGGTGGACCCGGCGTTGGCGAAAGTCTGGTAGTGATCGGTACGCTGTCTGGCGATGTGATTGCGTTGAACCAGGCCGACGGTACCGAAAAATGGCGCGCCAAGGTGCCCAACGAAGTGATCGCCGCGCCAGCCATCGCGCAGAATCTGGTGCTGGTGCGTAGCAACGATGGCCGCGTGACTGCATTCGATTCGGCAACCGGCGAGCGCCGCTGGTTCCATGCCGAAGAAGGTCCGACCTTGTCGGTGCGCGGCAACGCACCGATCGTGACTGGCCCGGGCGTGGTGTTTGTCGGCAACGACAGCGGCACCTTGAGCGCGCTGGCACTGCAGGATGGTCGCCCCTTGTGGGAGCAGGCCATCGGGGTGCCGGAAGGCCGCACCGAGCTGGAGCGGATGTCCGACGTGGACGGTGCATCGGTACTGGACGGCACCACGCTGTATGCGACCAGCTTCAAGAACGAAACCCTGGCACTGGAAGGCCCGAGCGGCCGGCCGCTGTGGACGCGCGATCACGGCGGCGCTGGTGGTGTTGGCGTGTCGTCCAGCGTGGTGGTGGTCTCGGACAACGCCGGTTCGGTTTGGGGCTTGGACAAGAGCAGCGGTGCGGCGATGTGGTCGCAGGCTGCCTTGGCTCGCCGCTCGCTCACTGGTGTCGCCATTCAGGGCGATTACGCCGTGGTTGGCGATTACAAGGGCTATCTGCACTGGCTGAAACTCAGCGACGGTGCATTGGCCGCGCGCGCGCGCGCCGGACGCGACACGCTGCTGGCGCAGCCGGTGGTCGTGGATGGCATTCTGCTGGTACAAAACACCGATGGCGATCTGACCGCCTTCCGGTTGGCACAATAAGGACTTCGTAATGCTGCCCCTGGTCGCCCTGGTTGGACGGCCCAATGTCGGCAAGTCCACCATTTTTAACGCGCTGACGCGTACCCGTGACGCGCTGGTCCACGACCAGCCTGGGGTTACCCGCGACCGCAATTACGGGGTCTGCCGTCTCGACGGGGAGCGCCCCTTCATTGTCGTCGACACCGGCGGTATCGCCGGCGACGAGGAAGGCCTTGCCGGCGCCACCGCACGTCAGGCACGTGCTGCCGCTGGCGAAGCCGATCTGGTGCTGTTCGTGGTCGATGGCCGCGAAGGCGCGTCCTCACTCGATGACGAGATCCTGGCCTGGCTGCGTAAGCTGGCACGGCCGACCGTGCTGGTCGTCAACAAAATCGACGGCACCGACGAAGAAACCGTGCGCTCGGAATTCGCACGTTACGGCTTCTCCGATGTGGTGGCGTTGTCTGCCGCGCATCGGCAGGGTATTGACGAATTGCTCGAAGAAGTCGGTGCACGTCTGCCTGAGGAAGGTGCTGGCGAGTTGCTCGATACCGATCCGGCGCGTGTGCGCATCGCCTTTGTTGGCCGTCCAAATGTGGGCAAGTCGACCCTGGTCAACCGTCTGCTCGGCGAAGAACGCATGATCGCCTCCGAAGTGCCGGGCACCACGCGCGACTCGATCGCCGTGGACATGGATCGCGATGGTCGCCAATACCGACTGATCGACACGGCGGGTCTGCGCCGTCGGGGCAAGGTCGAAGAGGCGGTGGAGAAGTTCAGCGCGTTCAAGACCCTGCAGGCAATCGAGCAATGCCAGGTTGCGGTGTTGATGCTCGATGCGGGCGAAGGCGTGACCGACCAGGATGCAACCATTCTTGGCGCGATTCTGGACGCTGGTCGTGCCTTGGTCGTGGCGATCAACAAGTGGGACGGGCAGACCGACTACCAGCGTGCGCAGGCCGAAGATCTGCTGTCGCGCAAGCTGGGTTTTGTCAGCTGGGCCGAGGCGGTGCGGATTTCTGCGCTGCATGGCTCGGGCATGCGCGAGTTGTTCCAGGCGATCCATCGTGCACACGCATCGGCCACGCATGAATTCAGCACCAGTGAAGTCAATCAGGCACTGGAAATCGCCTACGAGACCAATCCGCCGCCGAGCATCCGTGGACATGTTTCCAAGCTGCGCTACGTTCATCCGGGCGGCGCCAATCCGCCGACTTTCATCGTGCATGGCACGCGGTTGAAGGTGTTGCCGGAGTCGTACAAGCGCTACCTGGAAAACTTCTTCCGCAAGCGCTTCAAGCTGGTTGGTACGCCCGTGCGTTTTATCTTCCGCGAAGGTGCCAATCCCTACGAAGGCAAGAGGAACACGCTCTCCGACCGGCAGGTCGCGCGCAAGCGGCGCTTGATGCGGCACGTCAAGGGCAAGTAAGCGTGCCCCCGGGAGCCCTGGCAATCAGTTGTCAGGTGTTGGTGGGGGAGGCGCGTAGGGATCGGATGTGCGCGTCGGGCAGGTCGCTGCCCGCAAGGGCCGCGCGGTTGTTGCGTTTTGGCGATCACTCTTGGCTGTCGTGGCGCGCTGGTATCCTGCGCGCCATGACTGACTATCCCTCACGCATTCCCTATGCACAGGCGCTGCAGATTCTGCAGGCCGTCGCGGCCAATCGCCGTCCGCCCGATGAAAACATCGCTGCCTCGCTTGCCGATGGGCGGATTTGCGCCGCCGATCTGATTGCTCCACTCGCGCTGCCGCCGTTCGCCAATAGCGCGATGGATGGCTTTGCTTTGCGACATGCCGATGTTGCTGGCGGCGATGCGTCGTTGCAATTGGTCGGCGAACAATTTGCTGGTGATCGCTGGACCGGCGCGCTGAGTGCTGGGCAGTGCCTGCGCATTACCACCGGTGCGCCGCTGCCGGATGGCGCCGACACCGTGATCCCCAAAGAAGACGCCGACGAGCGCGATGGTGCGGTGCGCT is part of the Xanthomonas fragariae genome and encodes:
- the pilW gene encoding type IV pilus biogenesis/stability protein PilW, coding for MVAMAIALGAVGCGGRNAKAGLAKTVEEVAPVYSFRDNKATKSRLAVQEKLGLAGNRLQTGDYAGAEEQVRAALKKDAQSVDAIGMLALIQGAKGDVTGSGASYRRAAELAPQRGDVLNNYGAWLCANGSPAESLIWFDRALTDRTYASPASALGNAGGCALEAGQPERAVSDLRKALDLDPNNPYALESMARLEAGRRNYFEARAFIERRLAAAPATASVLQLAIQIERGLGDKVAAGRYQQRLVKEFPDAATATPGANAL
- a CDS encoding helix-turn-helix domain-containing protein, with product MISDSNSNLFEQEKGCGQHLREARQAAGLSVDDVAGKLRMPAHVVRSLEQEEWQRLGAPVFVRGQLSSYARLLQVDLESLLQQANIAPIEPVKLVSHTHTPRARRILESTTRKAMYVVITGVFAVPVWYATRSHLDGKAAPTMVSLDSMPESARAGRPGNAAAQPASAPREQPAPYIASMTPVPRATAEAEATAVSTTSGGSLSLSFSGDSWVQILAPDGSAVEKALVRAGERRSYSPGQVGRVVLGNASAVQVQQGGSIVDVKPFQRANVARFAVSSDGSVVPASE
- a CDS encoding YfgM family protein; the encoded protein is MAIDDLLDEHEQGERVRSWLRKNGAGLVGGVVIGLALILGWQWWQKLTNTELVEANARYEAVVKSIQGKDLDKAAEDIVVLDNGKGGIYAELAALRLAKAQLDAGKNAEAIKTLREVHAEGELKQIVRQRLARVLTESGKPDEAIKLLADAQDHTSLEIRADALVVQGKPDEARALYTKALTTVDVASPQRRLLETKLMDVGGKVPDPAEQI
- the bamB gene encoding outer membrane protein assembly factor BamB, which encodes MKRVDMYKRVALIALMGMSLAGCSTVKGWFAGKDAAAKKAQEPAELVEFEPSVKVDKIWSTGIGKGEGHIGVRQRPAVADGKVYASAITGGVQALDLQTGKRVWEYKPKKEERNDHKFKQRLSGGPGVGESLVVIGTLSGDVIALNQADGTEKWRAKVPNEVIAAPAIAQNLVLVRSNDGRVTAFDSATGERRWFHAEEGPTLSVRGNAPIVTGPGVVFVGNDSGTLSALALQDGRPLWEQAIGVPEGRTELERMSDVDGASVLDGTTLYATSFKNETLALEGPSGRPLWTRDHGGAGGVGVSSSVVVVSDNAGSVWGLDKSSGAAMWSQAALARRSLTGVAIQGDYAVVGDYKGYLHWLKLSDGALAARARAGRDTLLAQPVVVDGILLVQNTDGDLTAFRLAQ
- the der gene encoding ribosome biogenesis GTPase Der, whose translation is MLPLVALVGRPNVGKSTIFNALTRTRDALVHDQPGVTRDRNYGVCRLDGERPFIVVDTGGIAGDEEGLAGATARQARAAAGEADLVLFVVDGREGASSLDDEILAWLRKLARPTVLVVNKIDGTDEETVRSEFARYGFSDVVALSAAHRQGIDELLEEVGARLPEEGAGELLDTDPARVRIAFVGRPNVGKSTLVNRLLGEERMIASEVPGTTRDSIAVDMDRDGRQYRLIDTAGLRRRGKVEEAVEKFSAFKTLQAIEQCQVAVLMLDAGEGVTDQDATILGAILDAGRALVVAINKWDGQTDYQRAQAEDLLSRKLGFVSWAEAVRISALHGSGMRELFQAIHRAHASATHEFSTSEVNQALEIAYETNPPPSIRGHVSKLRYVHPGGANPPTFIVHGTRLKVLPESYKRYLENFFRKRFKLVGTPVRFIFREGANPYEGKRNTLSDRQVARKRRLMRHVKGK